The Flammeovirga pectinis genomic interval TACCAAAAAGAGAAGTTTTATATTCCATTATAAAAGAATAAAATATATGTTATATACTAACCGAACTAAAATTTATTGGTTAAGTGATGCCAACAGGGATGAATACATTTTCAGTCCATACTATAAAATGAGACGATTAGGACCAAAGAAAATTTACAACTTGTATTATGGGTTTATTATGTTCCATTATATGGACAATGAACCTTTGTACCAATTTCTATACGCACATCTAAGATGGAAAAGGAAAGTTAGACAAGAGCGTAGGCTACAAAAAGAAGTCATTCAAAATTCATTTTATTCTATCCCTCCCAAAGCTACAATCAATTTTATTGATAAGAAGGCAGCCTAATGTCTACTTTCAAAAAAACACTTCTAAAATAGATTAATTACTACTCGACTTACCACTAAAAAATTATTCTTCTGTACTTTTTTACTTCTTGTTACACATCTTAACCGGTTAACGGTTATTTTTTTGTCAAAAATTTGATAAAATTAGAAAGTGATGCGTTTGCTCACGAAATAATTTCATCTTGAAAAAAGGTTTTATGAAATTCAACGCTGTCTACATCCACTGTTCTTTTTACTAATTTGCATTAGCTAATCCATTGCTCAAGAGCACGTGTATTAGTTCAAACTTTTTGTGGTCTTTCAATTGAGCTACTTTTTCTTGGGCAGATAAGTTGAGGGAGATTAGAAAAAAGAAGAAGAGGAAGATTTGCTTTGGAAGTTTTTTCATGGTTCTATTTTGGTTGTAAGTTGGGAACTTAAAACACTTTTAAAGTTTATAATGAGATACTGCGAACAGTACTATTTCAACTCGGTGGATAATAATATCAATTCCCTAGATTTTCATATAAGTAATTCTTTTTTTTATTTCTAAGAAATCCCTCCAAGATGTTGAGTCTACCTTAAATACCTTTCTCTCCCAGTCTCCTTTTTTATAACAATCAAAGGTGATTGTATGAAATGATTTTTCACATTTAATATCTTTATATTCATACTTATGTTTTAAAGTAAAACATAGATATTTTCTTTTAAAAAGAATTCTATCCTCGTAAAAAATCATCTCTTTCAAATACGGTTTACCATTTAGAATAAATGTAAAAATGATAACATATAAAAGTAACAATGCCAATGTTTGAGAATTTGAAACATTGTAATATGAATAAGAGATTGTCCCTATTGTGAATATTATAGAAAGTAAAAGGGAATATAAAAGAAGCTTGAAAATACTTTCATTTTTTTCACTGTTTATATATATAATTTCCTTCATCAATCAACTGGTATAGGGTCTATAATTATATCTTTTGCTTCAATAGTACTTTTGGGACTAAATAAGGCCTGTATATGTGAACCAATATTATAAGACTTAGCTCCAAATGACAACCCTAGTTTATAATATCCAAAATTTTGATAAAGATGCATACTAAATTGATTGCTTACCATAGGCTGAATTAATTTATCGATCAAACCTGTCGGTGTTGCTGTCCCTAATTTATCAATCATTTTCAAACCTTGACCAACATTAACCGCAGCTGTAGTTACTTCATTTAACATTATCTTCAGTTATTCCATGATATAATAAATTCAATCCTGCTATTACTCTCACACTCCCATCAGCGACTAAATATGCACCTGGAATAGTACCTAAACCACTTGAAGCAGTAATAACACTTACTCCTCCTGCAACTTCTAACCCCCCAAAAGTTGTATACATTGCATCTTTCTTTATCGCATTCCAATCCCATAGACCATTAGGATCATAATATAAAATTGGATTATTCCTCATGGCAAGATAACCACTAGCATACTGCCTAGCAGGGTCCACACTCATCCATCTACCAATCACAGGGTCGTACATCCTAGCCTCAAAACTATTGAAACCTGTTTCATCTTTGGCTAATTCTGCTTAGTAGCCATACGTTAACGGTTAGATGTGTTTTGTAAACTTGTAGCGTGTTGTAAGTCAAAATGATACCCAGACCTTACTTTTTTAAAGTATTAAGGTCCTCAATAGTAAAATATCTATTGGGTTTAAATTTCTTCTCACAATATTTTAGATATTTCTCATAATTAATAATGGTTATATTATAATCATTCGCAACTGATAAGATCAGATAATTAAATTCTAGAGTATAAATAGGCCATTTTAGTTTCGCTTTTTCCACAAAATCGATAAATTCCTTTGGCTCTTTTATATTAATCAAAAAGAAATTTTTATACTGTGAGTCTAGATTAGCAAAGAATATCCTTTGATCTAGTTCATCCTCACTTTTCAACATTTGATTTAAATATCTTTTTGCTCGTTCATTTTGTTCGAAATTATAAGAGAAATAAAATAATATCTGTAGTTGAAAAATATCTGATTTCTCCATACTATCCATTATTTTATTAAATACAGTTGGTAAATTCTTATTACTCGCTTGAGTTAATAGGTAAATAATATCTTCTCCAATAGATGTATTTATACCATACTTTTTATTGATATGATTAATGTATTGCTTTTCAAATTGAGCATAACTAAACTGATCATTATACATTTGAGCAATTAATTGATCATAGTTTTTATAATCTCTAAAAATAAACATGGGGTTAAATAAATTAGGGTTAGGGTAATAGGAAATCGTTATAACTAGCACATTAAATAGCTGAATAATAGGTTTTTACGTACACAAAAAGGACACCTAAATAGGTGTCCTTCATTGGTTTGTGATCTGTTACGAATCACAGATACTTCTGATAAAAGTATGTATATATAAACTACTCTAGAGTAGGTTTACAATCTAAATAAAAGGATTCTTTTCTCTCTCCTCACCTAATTTCTGTAGGTCTGAATCTAATTGAGCTAATACTCTTTCTTCATCAGTGTTAGATTCCATAGTTTTTGATAATGGAACGTCTTGAGGGATAAAATCACCAAATCCGTCTTTATCAGCATCAGGCTTAGAGTAATCATAAGGCCAACGATAAACAATTGGTAATGCACCTGGCCAGTTACCGTGACCTGGTTTTCTTGGTGTAGTCCACTCCAAAGTATTAGAACCCCAAGGATTCAATGGAGCATTTTTACCTCTAAACATACTCCAGAAGAAGTTAAAGATAAAAATAAATTGACCCGCTACCGTTACAATTGCAGCAATTGAAATAAATGCATTTAAATCTGCAAATGTAGAGAACGCATCAAAATTTGTAAACGAATAGTATCTTCTTGGAAAACCAGCAATACCAATGTAGTGCATTGGGAAGAATACCATATATGCGCCTAAGAATGTTAACCAGAAGTGAACATAACCTAGTCCGCTATTCATCATCTTACCGAACATTTTTGGGAACCAGTGATAAACACCAGCCATCATTCCAAAGAATGCTGCAGAACCCATTACCAAGTGGAAGTGAGCTACTACAAAGTAAGTATCGTGTAATTGAATATCTAATGCTGAGTTACCTAAAATAATACCTGTAACACCACCAGAGATAAACAATGATACTAAACCAATTGAGAACAACATTGCAGGAGTAAATACAATATTACCTCTAAATAATGTTGTGATATAATTAAATGCCTTAACAGCTGAAGGAACAGCAATAATTAAAGTTAAGAACATAAATATTGTACCTAAGAACGGATTCATACCAGACACAAACATATGGTGAGCCCATACAATAAATGAAAGGAATGCAATACCTAACATAGAACCAATCATTGCTCTGTAACCAAAAATAGGTTTTCTAGAGTTTG includes:
- a CDS encoding cytochrome c oxidase subunit I, with the protein product MSSVVLDVEHNDVHSHDDHEHHGNFWTNYVFSYDHKVIAKQYLISGILWAIIGGGLSVLFRIQLGFPEANLEWLRPLLGDWITESGKMDTTFYLAAVTMHGTIMVFFVLTAGLSGTFSNFLIPLQIGARDMASGFMNMLSYWLFALASVIMLTSLFTSTGPASGGWVIYPPLSALPQAVSGSGIGMTLWLVSMVFFIASSLLGSINYISTVINLRTAGMSFAKMPLTIWSFFITAVIGILSFPVLFAAALLLVFDRSFGTSFYLSDIYIQGELLEHSGGSPILFQHLFWFLGHPEVYIVLLPALGLTSEVISTNSRKPIFGYRAMIGSMLGIAFLSFIVWAHHMFVSGMNPFLGTIFMFLTLIIAVPSAVKAFNYITTLFRGNIVFTPAMLFSIGLVSLFISGGVTGIILGNSALDIQLHDTYFVVAHFHLVMGSAAFFGMMAGVYHWFPKMFGKMMNSGLGYVHFWLTFLGAYMVFFPMHYIGIAGFPRRYYSFTNFDAFSTFADLNAFISIAAIVTVAGQFIFIFNFFWSMFRGKNAPLNPWGSNTLEWTTPRKPGHGNWPGALPIVYRWPYDYSKPDADKDGFGDFIPQDVPLSKTMESNTDEERVLAQLDSDLQKLGEEREKNPFI
- a CDS encoding helix-turn-helix domain-containing protein — protein: MKNLTYHQRVRLQVAYAAKIRIKGIAHLVEVSTTTIYRELKRNSMPNGKYVAEYAQKLAIARKKMASSTKKRSFIFHYKRIKYMLYTNRTKIYWLSDANRDEYIFSPYYKMRRLGPKKIYNLYYGFIMFHYMDNEPLYQFLYAHLRWKRKVRQERRLQKEVIQNSFYSIPPKATINFIDKKAA